The following proteins are encoded in a genomic region of Fundidesulfovibrio soli:
- a CDS encoding protoporphyrinogen/coproporphyrinogen oxidase: MTFTYLIVGAGPTGLGAARRLKELGVGDFAVLEANPYPGGLSASFTDGQGFTWDVGGHVVFSHYDYFDRMLDEALEGKYLEHQREAWVRIAKTWVPYPFQNNIRYLPPELVWECVRGLMPGARPFCAPGEAPADFMQWIEHIFGAGIARLFMMPYNFKVWATPPELMSYKWIGERVSVVDLERVLKNVLLQLDDVSWGPNHLFKFPLHGGTGAIYRHVAAKLDEHIRYNRRVVGIDHAAKEVLCDTGERFGYQHLLFSGPLDLLVHEKLGAVPDAVREAAGQLAHSGGWIGGVGVDGPKTDSRCWMYFPESDNPFYRVTNFHHYSPNNTPDPDGMTVRKRAYMTEVSFSEHKPEPTGHLDSVVDGLVNVSLMTPAERDAVVSTWEMRLDYSYPVPTLGRDKALGLIQPWLEERSIYGRGRFGGWKYEVSNMDHSVMQGVEWAERMVTGKPETTYTL, from the coding sequence GTGACCTTCACCTACCTCATCGTCGGAGCAGGCCCCACCGGCCTCGGCGCGGCCCGCCGCCTCAAGGAACTGGGCGTGGGCGACTTCGCCGTGCTGGAGGCCAACCCCTATCCGGGCGGCCTGTCGGCCAGCTTCACTGACGGCCAGGGCTTCACCTGGGACGTGGGCGGGCATGTGGTCTTCTCCCATTACGACTATTTCGACCGGATGCTCGACGAGGCCCTGGAGGGCAAATACCTGGAGCACCAGCGCGAAGCCTGGGTGCGCATCGCCAAGACCTGGGTGCCCTACCCCTTCCAGAACAACATCCGCTATCTGCCCCCTGAGCTGGTCTGGGAGTGCGTGCGCGGCCTGATGCCCGGCGCGCGGCCCTTCTGCGCCCCCGGCGAGGCCCCGGCCGACTTCATGCAGTGGATCGAGCACATCTTCGGCGCGGGCATCGCCCGGCTGTTCATGATGCCCTACAACTTCAAGGTCTGGGCCACGCCCCCCGAACTCATGAGCTACAAGTGGATCGGGGAGCGCGTGAGCGTGGTCGATCTGGAGCGCGTGCTCAAGAACGTGCTGTTGCAACTCGACGACGTGTCCTGGGGCCCCAACCACCTGTTCAAGTTCCCCCTGCACGGCGGCACGGGGGCCATCTACCGGCACGTGGCAGCCAAACTGGACGAGCACATCCGCTACAACCGCCGCGTCGTCGGCATCGACCATGCCGCCAAAGAGGTGCTCTGCGACACGGGCGAGCGCTTCGGCTACCAGCACCTGCTCTTCTCCGGCCCGCTGGACCTGCTGGTGCACGAGAAGCTCGGCGCCGTTCCCGACGCCGTGCGCGAGGCCGCCGGGCAGCTGGCCCACAGCGGCGGCTGGATCGGCGGCGTGGGCGTGGACGGCCCCAAGACGGACTCGCGCTGCTGGATGTATTTCCCCGAGTCGGACAACCCCTTCTACCGCGTCACCAACTTCCACCACTATTCGCCCAACAACACCCCCGACCCCGACGGCATGACCGTGCGCAAGCGCGCCTACATGACCGAGGTCAGCTTCTCGGAGCACAAGCCCGAACCCACCGGGCATCTGGACAGCGTGGTGGACGGTCTTGTAAACGTCTCGCTCATGACGCCAGCCGAGCGCGACGCCGTGGTCTCCACCTGGGAGATGCGCCTCGACTACTCCTACCCCGTCCCCACCCTGGGCCGCGACAAGGCCCTGGGCCTGATCCAGCCCTGGCTGGAGGAGCGCTCAATCTACGGGCGCGGCCGCTTCGGGGGGTGGAAGTACGAGGTGAGCAACATGGATCATTCCGTGATGCAGGGCGTCGAGTGGGCCGAGCGCATGGTCACCGGCAAACCGGAAACCACCTATACCCTCTGA
- a CDS encoding M24 family metallopeptidase — MSDAFFPPDVYAKRREALRARMRDAGQSALLVSHAANRFYLSGFELHDSQCNESSGMLLILPNGRDKLLTDPRFHDAARRVWPEEDIFIYSGHRHTRIGEFLKGAHNGPIGIETKAMSVDFHTRLRENLDLAPSDGLVEGLRRIKEPAEIDALERTTALNERVMLAAPEVLQPGRSEGEAAWRLEQLFRDFGASELSFAPIVAVDSNAALPHAEPGRTLITDECMVLVDMGGRLDGYCSDQTRTFWVGSNPPDHFLRALERTQEAQAKALEVIRPGLPIADAYRAAYASFERHGVEKAFTHALGHGIGLETHEAPSVSPLAEGVLEPGMVITVEPGLYYPEWGGIRWEHTVVVTEDGCRILGETGA, encoded by the coding sequence TTGTCTGACGCCTTTTTCCCCCCCGACGTGTACGCCAAACGCCGCGAGGCCCTACGCGCACGCATGCGCGATGCGGGCCAGAGCGCCCTGCTGGTCTCCCACGCGGCCAACCGCTTCTACCTGAGCGGCTTCGAACTGCACGATTCGCAGTGCAACGAATCCTCGGGGATGCTGCTCATCCTCCCCAATGGGCGCGACAAGCTGCTCACCGACCCCCGGTTCCACGACGCCGCGCGGCGCGTATGGCCCGAGGAGGACATCTTCATCTACTCCGGCCACCGCCACACCCGCATCGGCGAGTTCCTCAAGGGCGCGCACAACGGCCCCATCGGCATCGAGACCAAGGCCATGAGCGTGGATTTCCACACCCGGCTGCGCGAGAACCTGGACCTGGCCCCCAGCGACGGGCTGGTGGAGGGGTTGCGGCGCATCAAGGAGCCCGCCGAGATCGATGCGCTGGAGCGCACCACGGCGCTCAACGAGCGCGTGATGCTGGCCGCGCCCGAGGTGCTTCAGCCCGGGCGCAGCGAGGGCGAGGCCGCCTGGCGGCTGGAGCAGCTCTTCCGTGATTTCGGTGCCAGCGAACTCTCCTTCGCGCCCATCGTGGCCGTGGACTCCAACGCCGCCCTGCCCCACGCCGAGCCGGGCCGCACGCTCATCACCGATGAGTGCATGGTGCTCGTGGACATGGGCGGACGCCTGGACGGCTACTGCTCCGACCAGACCCGAACCTTCTGGGTCGGCTCCAACCCGCCGGACCACTTCCTGCGCGCACTGGAGCGTACCCAGGAGGCCCAGGCCAAGGCTCTTGAGGTCATCCGCCCCGGCCTGCCCATAGCCGACGCCTACCGCGCGGCCTACGCCAGCTTCGAGCGCCACGGCGTAGAGAAGGCCTTCACCCACGCCCTTGGCCACGGCATCGGGCTGGAGACCCACGAGGCCCCCAGCGTCTCGCCCCTGGCAGAAGGCGTGCTGGAGCCGGGCATGGTCATCACTGTGGAGCCCGGCCTGTACTACCCCGAGTGGGGCGGCATCCGCTGGGAGCACACAGTCGTAGTCACGGAGGACGGCTGCCGCATTCTGGG